In Paenibacillus stellifer, the DNA window ATTATGGCGAAAAGTATGATAATCTAAATATAGATTTAGATCAAGTCTAAATATTAATATTAAATTTTTAGAAGCCGGGAGGAAACAAATATGAGTACAGATCTGAAAAGCCAAACCGAGTTGCATGCTGCGCTGAACCGTCAAACCGCCAACTGGACACTGCTTGGCATCAAGCTTCATAATTACCATTGGTTTGTAACCGGCCCGCAGTTCTTTACACTGCATGAGAAATTTGAGGAATTCTACAATGAAGCGGCTGGTTATGTGGATGAGCTGGCAGAGCGCCTGCTCGCAATCGGAGGCAAGCCGGCTGCAACGATCAAGGAATATCTGGCGCTGTCCAGCCTGCAGGAAGCCACCGGTGGCGAAAGCGCTAAGGACATGGTAGCGGCTCTTGTGAAGGATTTCGGAGTCCTTGTAGAAGAATCGAAGGCTCTGATCGGGCTGGCCGAAGAATCCGGCGACCAACCTACTGCCGACCTGCTGATCGGAATCCGCAGCACGCTCGAGAAGCATGTCTGGATGTTGAGCGCTTTTCTTGGATAATTAACCCGAACATGGATTAGTCCGCGCTTAATTAGGCGGTAAATGGCCGATATCCGTCACTGTTAACGGACATCGGCCATTTTTGGTGGCTGAGAGTCTACTTGATGATAACGCCGCCGAAAGGCAGCACCTCGCGAAGAAAACGCTTCAGAAGGCCGTCTTCCCGAATCTCCTGCTCGAAGCGCCGATTCTGCCGTCCGGCCTGAAAGAGAACCGGTCCGCTGCCCGTCATCTTCCATTGATAGCTCATATGCTGGCTTGCCAGATGATTCCCATAGACGGTCAGCTCCAGGCTGGCGTTCTCCGGGTAGGCGATCACGCTGCCGGCATCGACATACAACGGTTTGACCGGGTCCAGAGCCGCTTCGCATACCGTTCCTTCCGTGAGGAGGCCGAAGCTGCCTTTTCCCGAGAATTTGATTTTGACAACATCCCGGGTCACCACCATGTTCTTCATACTGAGAATCCGGGTCTGCATGGAGATTCCTTCCGAATAATAGAAGAGATGCTTGAAATCATAGAGCAGGTCGTCGTCTCCATTCAGCGTAATGCTCTTGATCCGGTAGCCGGGAGGAAGCGCCGCTGTGAAGCGGCACGGTCCCGTCATGTCCGCCCGGATCAGCTTCTTCTTCCGGTACATCCCCTTCAGATCCATCAGGCGGTCAGCACGTCCGCTTGACGGGCCCTGATAGGCGATGATCTGCTGCGGATGCAGCAGATGAATCCGCTCGTTCTCCTCAAGTAAGAAGGACACCGCTTGTCCTCCGGAATCGTCGTCCGAGAAATGGTTCTCTATATTCACCGTGCCGCTCATTCTCCCTTCACATGTATAGTCTGTCCAGCAAGCGGCGACCCTCCCAGGTCTGCAATCCGGAGATTCATCGCCACTGATCCCTCCGCCCGGACCGGCTGCGCATGCTGAAGCGGATCACGCGGATCAGGATAAAATAACCCACAACCAGTCCCAGACCCGTCAGGGCCGTTATCTTCAGCCGCCGGATATAGCGCTCGCGGGCGGTCCGTTCGTCACGGAGCTCATCAAGCATCTTGGTCAGCTGCTGGTTCTTCTCCTGGAGGGTCACATTCTCGTTTCGGTAATCCTCAAGCTGACTCTTGGTCTGCTCCAGTTCATTTACCGTCTGTTGATAGCTGTCTTTAAGCTCGCTCATCTGGCCCGGAAGCTCAGAGAACTGTTCGAGCCCCTTATACATGTCGTTGAATACATTCGCATGGGCAGGTGTTGCCGGAAGGGAGAAGAGCAAGCCCGCTGCCAGCAGCAAGGCGGTCAGCAGACGCGGTATAATCAAAAAAAGCTTATTGTTCATAATGGGCACCGCCTGTCATAATGATGATTAATACCCATTATACCACGCCAGACAGACAGCTTCCGACATTCGGCGACAGGGCAGCTGTTCATTGAGATGAACGGCAGGTTAGCGTATACTGTGGGCGAGAGAAGGAGCTGATATTTCTGAACAATTGGCTAAAAACCATCTTGTTTCTGATCGGGTCGGTGTTCTTGACCCGCTGGATTCCATTTTCCAGCCTGTTTCGCAATCTGGATACGATGATCCATGAATTTGGCCATGCGGTCGTTACGCTGCTGCTGTCGGGACGGGTGCTGCGCATCGAGCTGTACACCGATCACAGCGGCGTAACCTACTCGGCCATACAAGCGGGGTTCAGGTCTGTCCTGGTCGCTCTGGCGGGCTATACGTCCGCTTCATTGTTCGCGCTCCTGCTGTTCTGGTTTTATGTGAAAGGACGCAAAGATTGGGGACTCATACTTTCAACGGCTGTTGCGGTGGTCATGCTGGCTCTCTATGTGAGGGGAAGCTTTGGCATGCTGTGGCTGACCGGGTTCGCCTGCCTGAATATGATCATGCTGCTGGCGGGCAATGGAATTCGTACGTTCTATTATTTGCTGCTATCTTTCTTAACGCTGGAGGAATCTGTCGTCGGAGCGCTCTACCTGGTGTTCGCAGCCGCCGGCTCTCCGGCAAGTGCGGGCGATGCAACCAACCTGGCACATCTGACAGGTATCCCCACCGTGATATGGGCCGTTCTGTTTCTGGCCTTCGCGCTGATTTGCGCCAAATGGGCACTGGGCGCTTTCTTTCAATCATCGAGATCGCTGGGGAGGCCGAGACAGACAGAATTCGTGGAAAAAGAGTAGGGATGGCATAGGGCCGATGCATATTTGCGAATCGGCTCTTTTTTTGTCGATTTTATTAAACCGAACATACATTCCCTGACAAGGAGTTGTCCGCCATTATTGGTACATTATATAGAAGACCCAGAAAAAGAAAGAGGTGGAAATAATGCCGTCCAGCATACAGCCGGCTTACATCTGGAGCCGAGATTGTGTTTTTTCGGGAAAACCGCAGAAGAACGTTCTGCTTGTTGAATGGAAGGGGGCCGTTCAGCAGGGAGCGGGAGGTAAGAAAAGCCAGCGGATTACCGCCCGCAGCGTTGAGCTTCGAATCTGGCCGGAACCTCATGTATCCCTGACAGGACTTCAGGGCTGCCGTTCCGTAACCGGAGGAGAAAGGGGGCTTGTGCTTTCGCTTGGCGATATCCGCGCCGGGCAGAGCAAATGCCTGGCCTTTGAATTCATGCTGGATTCCCGTGAGCCCGGGCATCATGAGACGCTATGGCTGCAGTGGCGGTATAGCCGTCGTCAGGGAGAACGCTGCCGGGAGATGCCGGTTCAGAAGCTTACGCTTGAATACACCCGTCATACCGGTTACCTGAACGCGGCTTCCTCTTTTTATGTAGAGAAGCATCTGGAGCTGCTTCGGACGGAAGAAGTGATCGATAAAGCGTCGGAGCTGTATGCCTCTGGGCAGAAGACTGCCGCGAAGGAGCTGCTCCGGCGCCATGGGGACAAGCTGTTGCTGCTTGGGATACGGACAGGCGACAATGAGCTTGCACGGGAGGCACAGTCTCTCTATATGCAGAGCGATCGCGAATTGTTTCTAGAGCGGGATGTGAACAAAGACCGGGATTGCATAGTGAAAGATGAAAGGATTGTAGGTAAATATTCCTAATTTTATGTAGGTATATATACATATTTTTCTATGCTTAATTAAGGAAATCAATCGGTCCATGTGATAAAATAGTAAAATAGTTCTATAAAATAAGCCATTATATGGAATTTGTTTTTGCGTTATTGCATATCTGGACTATGCTTCTATATATCTATTTTACTAAAGGGTGGCAAGGAGAAGTTAACATGACAGACCGGTTAATTCGTCTGATGCGCATAATTACGCTCGTGCAGGCCAAGCCTGGCATCCTCGCACGGGAGTTGGCCGACCGATGCGGCACAAGCGAAAGAACGATCTATCGGGATATGGATGCCTTGAGCGCCATGCATATTCCGATCACCCATCTGGGGCATGGGAAAGGGTATGCATTTATCGGCAATTTTGCGCTGTATCCGCTTGACTGGTCTCCCGAGGAAGCTTCGGCGTTCTCGCAGCTCAGCGGGTCCTTTGAAGAGATCAAGCCGCATCTACCCGACGGATTCCTGAGTGCATATGAGAAAGTGATGGCCGCCGAATATAAATACAGGGCGGAACGGGAAGAGAAGGTGGAGAGCGTCCAAAGGCAGGCAGGTCTTACGGATCAGCTCGTTCCTCTGTTGAATGCTATTTTGAAGGGAAGAAGGATCCGGGCTGATTACAGCGACAATACCGAAGAGGAAGCCGAGCTTATCATCGACCCATACCATCTGATCTCGCTGGAGAACCGGTATCATCTGGTGGGCTACTGTCACCGCCGCGGCAAGATCCGCACGTTCCGCACCCGCTGTCTGAGTCATGTCTGCTTGCTGGATCAAGGCTTCTCCAAGGATGGATTCGATCTGACTACGTTTATCAAACGGAAATGGTCGATGGAGGAAGACAGCCTCAGACTGGAGTTCAAGGTGCGCTTCTCTGAAGAAGCATTGAGGGAAGTTGGAGTAGGGGGTTACGCCGTAAAGCCTGTCAAAATTGAATCGTTGAGCCGGGTGGCGAGCTTTGAAGTCCCGCTGGAGCGCGATCGGGAGTTTATGGAATGGGTGAGGCGATTCAAAGACGAAGCGGAGATTCTGGAGCCCGTCCATTACCGGGAAGCGTTCCGTTACGAGCTTGAGAATTGGCTGTCCCTCTATCAATAGAGCACGGAGGGAGAGAGATTCTCGGCTGATAGAGATTGTGAAAAAAAGCGCCAGGATCGATACAGTTTCCTACTCTACCGAAATTTGGTCTTGTAGGAAATGCTGATCTGGTGTAAAGTCAAGTTATATAACATCTTTGCCCGTTTAAAGCGGTATCTCTTTCGTATGATGTCAGGTTAATGCTCTATCAAATGTCAGATCGCCATACTCTCTGTGGTACAGGGAGTATTTTTTTCCTATACATTTGACCCTTGTTCAATTTTACCGGAAAAGAGGTAAGTTTCTGTGGTCCAGCCTATTTTGAAAATAGAGAATTTACACACTCACTTTTTTACGGAAAAAGGCGAAGTGCCCGCCGTCGATGGTGTCGATCTGTATATCAACCCTGGCGAGGTGCTTGGAGTGGTGGGGGAATCTGGCTGCGGGAAGAGCGTCACCTCGCTGTCGGTACTCAAGCTGGTCCCGAATCCGCCGGGACGCATTGTGGACGGGCGGATTCTGTTCAAGGGCCGGGATATTGTCCCGATGAAGGAAAGAGAAATGCGGAAGATCCGGGGCAACGCGGTCTCGATGATTTTCCAGGAACCGATGACTTCGCTCAATCCGCTTTTTACCGTAGGCCAGCAGATTATCGAGACGGTGCGTTTGCACCAGGGGATCTCCAAGAAGGAAGCGCGGGAGCATGCCGTCGATATGCTGCGAAAGGTCGGCATTCCAAGACCGGAGTCCATTATCGATGAATATCCCCATCAGCTGTCCGGGGGGATGCGCCAGCGGGTCATGATCGCCATGTCGATCTCCTGCAATCCCGAGCTGCTGATCGCGGATGAGCCGACGACTGCGCTGGATGTGACAATCCAGGCCCAGATCCTCGACCTGATCCGCCGTCTTAACGAAGAGCAGGGAACCGCTGTTATGATGATCACTCACGATTTAGGTGTTGTAGCAGAAATGTGCCACCGGGTCGCCGTCATGTATGCCGGCAAGGTGGTGGAGGAAGGACCGGTGCGGGATATTTTCAAGAACCCGCTGCATCCCTATACCCAGGGGCTGATCGCGTCGGTGCCAAGAATGGACGAGACCCGGGAGCGGCTCTACTCCATACCGGGCAATGTGCCGATCCTCAGCACCAACATGCAGGGCTGCCGGTTCGCGCCGCGCTGTCCGCATGTTATGGATATTTGCCGGCGGAGTCTGCCTGAGCTTACGCTTCAGGATGATCGGCACAGCAGCCGCTGCTGGCTGCATGAAAGCGACCGGGAGGATGCGGTATGAGCGAACATTTGCTGGAAGTGAAAGGACTCAAGAAATACTACCCGATCAAGAAAGGGTTTCTGAACCGGACGCAGGGCTATGTCAAAGCGGTTGACGATATTTCGTTCGCGGTCCGCAGCGGCGAAACCTTCGGCCTAGTGGGCGAAAGCGGCTGCGGTAAATCGACGACAGGCAGGTCCCTGCTCCGGCTGATCGAGCCGACGGCCGGGGAAGTGTACTTCGAGGGCCAGGACATCACGAAGCTGTCGCTGGAGGAGATGCGCAAGCGCCGCCGGGAGATGCAGATCGTATTCCAGGACCCCTTTTCCTCGCTTGATCCACGCAATACGGTGGAGCGCATTCTGGAGGAGCCGATGATCGTTCACGGTGCAGGGAATGCCCGGGAGCGAAAAGCCGCGGTCAGCCGGCTCGCCGATGTCGTGGGCCTGTCGAAGGCTCATCTCCAGCGGTATCCTCATCAGTTCTCGGGGGGACAGCGGCAGCGGATCGGCATTGCCCGGGCACTCGCCCTCCAGCCGAAGCTGATTATAGCCGACGAGCCCG includes these proteins:
- a CDS encoding Dps family protein, with the protein product MKSQTELHAALNRQTANWTLLGIKLHNYHWFVTGPQFFTLHEKFEEFYNEAAGYVDELAERLLAIGGKPAATIKEYLALSSLQEATGGESAKDMVAALVKDFGVLVEESKALIGLAEESGDQPTADLLIGIRSTLEKHVWMLSAFLG
- a CDS encoding AIM24 family protein, whose product is MNIENHFSDDDSGGQAVSFLLEENERIHLLHPQQIIAYQGPSSGRADRLMDLKGMYRKKKLIRADMTGPCRFTAALPPGYRIKSITLNGDDDLLYDFKHLFYYSEGISMQTRILSMKNMVVTRDVVKIKFSGKGSFGLLTEGTVCEAALDPVKPLYVDAGSVIAYPENASLELTVYGNHLASQHMSYQWKMTGSGPVLFQAGRQNRRFEQEIREDGLLKRFLREVLPFGGVIIK
- a CDS encoding M50 family metallopeptidase; this translates as MNNWLKTILFLIGSVFLTRWIPFSSLFRNLDTMIHEFGHAVVTLLLSGRVLRIELYTDHSGVTYSAIQAGFRSVLVALAGYTSASLFALLLFWFYVKGRKDWGLILSTAVAVVMLALYVRGSFGMLWLTGFACLNMIMLLAGNGIRTFYYLLLSFLTLEESVVGALYLVFAAAGSPASAGDATNLAHLTGIPTVIWAVLFLAFALICAKWALGAFFQSSRSLGRPRQTEFVEKE
- a CDS encoding helix-turn-helix transcriptional regulator, whose product is MTDRLIRLMRIITLVQAKPGILARELADRCGTSERTIYRDMDALSAMHIPITHLGHGKGYAFIGNFALYPLDWSPEEASAFSQLSGSFEEIKPHLPDGFLSAYEKVMAAEYKYRAEREEKVESVQRQAGLTDQLVPLLNAILKGRRIRADYSDNTEEEAELIIDPYHLISLENRYHLVGYCHRRGKIRTFRTRCLSHVCLLDQGFSKDGFDLTTFIKRKWSMEEDSLRLEFKVRFSEEALREVGVGGYAVKPVKIESLSRVASFEVPLERDREFMEWVRRFKDEAEILEPVHYREAFRYELENWLSLYQ
- a CDS encoding ABC transporter ATP-binding protein, which translates into the protein MVQPILKIENLHTHFFTEKGEVPAVDGVDLYINPGEVLGVVGESGCGKSVTSLSVLKLVPNPPGRIVDGRILFKGRDIVPMKEREMRKIRGNAVSMIFQEPMTSLNPLFTVGQQIIETVRLHQGISKKEAREHAVDMLRKVGIPRPESIIDEYPHQLSGGMRQRVMIAMSISCNPELLIADEPTTALDVTIQAQILDLIRRLNEEQGTAVMMITHDLGVVAEMCHRVAVMYAGKVVEEGPVRDIFKNPLHPYTQGLIASVPRMDETRERLYSIPGNVPILSTNMQGCRFAPRCPHVMDICRRSLPELTLQDDRHSSRCWLHESDREDAV
- a CDS encoding ABC transporter ATP-binding protein, which translates into the protein MSEHLLEVKGLKKYYPIKKGFLNRTQGYVKAVDDISFAVRSGETFGLVGESGCGKSTTGRSLLRLIEPTAGEVYFEGQDITKLSLEEMRKRRREMQIVFQDPFSSLDPRNTVERILEEPMIVHGAGNARERKAAVSRLADVVGLSKAHLQRYPHQFSGGQRQRIGIARALALQPKLIIADEPVSALDVSIQSQVINLMQDLQREFGLTYIFIAHDLSVVKHICDRVAVMYLGRIVEITDKEMLYANPQHPYTQALLSAVPEPDPDLRKERVILQGEVPSPANAPVGCAFHTRCPHAMDICRNVRPQLTETEAGHLTACYLYGETQTQLA